A DNA window from Brassica napus cultivar Da-Ae chromosome C1, Da-Ae, whole genome shotgun sequence contains the following coding sequences:
- the LOC106381484 gene encoding L-lactate dehydrogenase B-like yields the protein MKKNVSSSSFGPGGLDLTSAFFKPILNSDPPIPSNRCTKISVVGVGNVGMAIAQTILTQDLADEIALVDANPDKLRGEMLDLQHAAAFLPRTRFTASVDYDITAGSDLCIVTAGARQNPGESRLNLLQRNVAIFRHIIPPLAMLSPNSILLIVSNPVDVLTYVAWKLSGFPVNRVLGSGTNLDSSRFRFLIADHLDVNAQDVQAFIVGEHGDSSVALWSSISVGGIPLLSFLEKQQIAYEKQNLEDIHQTVVGSAYEVIKLKGYTSWAIGYSVANLARTILRDQRKIHPVTVLARGFYGVEGGDVFLSLPALLGRNGVVAVTNVHMTDEEAEKLQKSAKTILEMQSQLGL from the exons ATGAAGAAGAACGTATCCAGTTCATCGTTCGGTCCAGGTGGGTTGGATCTCACAAGCGCCTTTTTCAAACCCATCCTCAACTCCGATCCTCCTATCCCTTCCAACCGCTGCACCAAAATCTCCGTCGTCGGCGTCGGAAACGTCGGAATGGCCATCGCTCAAACCATCCTCACTCAAGATCTCGCCGACGAGATCGCGCTCGTTGACGCTAACCCTGATAAGCTTCGAGGCGAGATGCTCGATCTCCAGCACGCCGCTGCTTTCCTCCCCCGCACTAGATTCACCGCTTCCGTTGACTACGACATCACCGCAGGATCCGATCTATGCATCGTCACCGCCGGTGCAAGACAGAATCCGGGGGAGTCAAGGCTCAATCTCCTTCAGAGAAACGTAGCTATCTTCCGCCACATCATCCCTCCACTCGCCATGTTATCTCCTAATTCAATCTTACTCATCGTCTCCAATCCCGTTGATGTCTTGACCTACGTGGCGTGGAAGCTCTCTGGTTTCCCCGTGAATCGAGTGCTTGGGTCTGGTACTAATCTTGACTCGTCTCGGTTCAGATTCTTGATCGCAGATCATCTCGACGTTAATGCCCAGGATGTGCAG gCATTCATCGTGGGAGAGCATGGGGATAGCTCGGTGGCATTGTGGTCAAGCATAAGTGTGGGAGGCATCCCTTTGCTAAGCTTCTTGGAGAAGCAACAGATAGCTTATGAGAAACAAAACCTTGAGGACATTCACCAGACCGTCGTTGGCAGTGCCTATGAAGTTATTAAACTCAAGGGCTACACTTCATGGGCCATTGGCTACTCTGTCGCCAACTTGGCTCGCACAATCCTCCGAGACCAGCGTAAGATCCATCCAGTCACTGTACTTGCTCGTGGCTTTTATGGTGTTGAGGGTGGTGACGTATTCCTCAGTCTCCCGGCTCTGCTTGGACGTAACGGTGTGGTGGCTGTGACTAACGTGCATATGACTGATGAAGAGGCTGAGAAGCTGCAGAAATCAGCAAAGACTATATTGGAGATGCAGAGCCAGTTGGGACTTTGA
- the LOC106381487 gene encoding protein WHAT'S THIS FACTOR 1 homolog, chloroplastic-like, with amino-acid sequence MVRVLGSSTAIQHHTKSIPLLIRRFSLPSTRKDPDLESALSRNKRWIVNSRLKNIILRCPNQVAPVKFLQKKFKTLDLQGKALNWLKKYPCCFDVYLEEDEYYCRLTKPMMALVEEEELVKEAQEPVLADRLAKLLMMSVGQRLNVVKLNELKRSFGFGDDYVVRIVPKYADVFRLVNYSGRKSSMEIELLSWKPELAVSAVEAAAGNECGSEPGFSCSLPTTWTNPWERFMEFNASPYISPYRELGEVVEGSKESEKRSVGLVHELLSLTLWKKLSMVKLSHFKKEFALPEKLNGMLLKHPGIFYVSNKYQVHTVLLREGYDGSELVQKDPLVIVKDKFGEFMQQGLYEYNRRRYLANLEKKREKGIESVKSVVRKRDGIEHGDEVDEQENHGGRPGGMFDPEERKRFYQILFSDTQ; translated from the coding sequence ATGGTTAGGGTTCTGGGTTCTTCGACTGCAATCCAACATCATACCAAGTCGATTCCACTCTTAATCCGAAGATTCTCGCTTCCTTCGACGAGGAAAGACCCAGACCTCGAATCTGCTCTCTCGCGCAACAAGAGATGGATAGTCAACAGCCGTCTAAAAAACATCATCCTAAGGTGTCCCAACCAGGTCGCGCCCGTTAAGTTTCTACAGAAGAAGTTCAAGACTCTCGATCTCCAAGGGAAGGCTTTGAACTGGCTTAAGAAGTACCCTTGTTGCTTCGACGTTTACCTCGAGGAAGATGAGTATTACTGCCGTTTGACGAAGCCCATGATGGCCcttgtggaagaagaagagctgGTTAAAGAGGCCCAAGAGCCTGTTTTGGCGGATAGGCTTGCGAAGCTGCTTATGATGAGCGTTGGCCAGCGTCTTAACGTGGTGAAGCTTAACGAGTTGAAGCGGAGTTTTGGATTTGGGGATGATTATGTGGTTAGGATAGTACCCAAGTATGCGGATGTGTTTCGGTTGGTGAATTATAGCGGTAGGAAGAGTTCGATGGAGATTGAGCTTTTGTCTTGGAAGCCTGAGCTGGCTGTTTCTGCTGTGGAAGCAGCAGCGGGGAATGAGTGTGGCTCCGAGCCTGGTTTCTCTTGCTCTTTGCCCACCACGTGGACTAACCCGTGGGAGAGGTTTATGGAGTTTAATGCGTCTCCTTACATATCTCCGTATCGAGAACTTGGGGAGGTTGTGGAGGGTTCGAAGGAGAGTGAGAAGAGAAGCGTTGGTTTGGTGCACGAGTTGCTCTCGTTGACGCTGTGGAAGAAGCTGTCGATGGTGAAGCTGAGTCATTTCAAGAAGGAGTTTGCGCTGCCTGAGAAGCTAAACGGTATGCTTCTGAAGCATCCGGGGATTTTCTACGTTTCTAACAAGTATCAGGTTCACACTGTGCTTCTTAGGGAAGGCTATGATGGCTCGGAATTGGTTCAGAAAGACCCGCTTGTTATTGTTAAGGATAAATTTGGGGAATTTATGCAGCAGGGATTGTATGAGTATAATCGCAGGAGGTATTTGGCTAAtctggagaagaagagagagaaaggtaTTGAATCTGTGAAGTCTGTGGTGAGGAAGAGAGACGGGATTGAGCATGGGGACGAAGTTGATGAACAAGAGAACCATGGGGGTCGACCAGGCGGTATGTTTGAtccagaagaaagaaaaaggttcTATCAGATTCTCTTCAGTGACACCCAATAA